A part of Halanaerobiales bacterium genomic DNA contains:
- a CDS encoding DUF3343 domain-containing protein, with amino-acid sequence MKDYFVLFTFYSTHLALEFEKTLKSENLFVKLIPVPRKISSSCGLAGKIDEEEISQVKNICDKNKIEYEDIYKVFEDKSKDPEVIYNNS; translated from the coding sequence GTGAAAGATTATTTTGTTTTATTTACTTTTTATTCAACACATTTAGCACTAGAATTTGAGAAAACTTTAAAATCTGAAAATCTTTTTGTTAAGTTAATTCCTGTACCCAGAAAAATAAGTTCATCCTGTGGATTAGCAGGAAAAATTGATGAAGAAGAAATTTCTCAAGTTAAAAATATTTGTGATAAAAATAAAATTGAATATGAAGATATATATAAAGTTTTTGAAGATAAAAGTAAAGATCCGGAAGTTATTTATAACAATTCATAA